One part of the Papilio machaon chromosome 5, ilPapMach1.1, whole genome shotgun sequence genome encodes these proteins:
- the LOC106709571 gene encoding double-strand break repair protein MRE11, with translation MVQNESESWTSDDTIRILIASDIHLGYLENDAERGEDSFIAFEEVLSLAVQYDVDLVLLGGDLFDQAKPSPSCMFKCTQIIRKYCFGDKPVSVELLSDQLQNFSRVVNYEDPNLNISYPILSIHGNHDDPVGQGSISSLDILSMTGLVNYFGKWSDYTHVRVSPVLLQKGETKLSLYGLSHLKDQRLSRLFGEKKVEMDLLEDNNDWFNILVLHQNRADRGHGNYIPENVLPNFLDLVIWGHEHDSQVFAMKGIKRENEGFCVIQPGSTVATSLAAGEALPKHCALLQLHKKDFIVTPLPLKTVRPFIFKTIVLSEENLGGKTVKESERVQEFLKEKVEAAIEEANKLRSGNPKQPRLPLVRLSVFYEHDSQDFNRIRFGQNFNGIVANPNDILIMKKEKKIRERKENEKCEEVDMRGAAVEATDVETLLRAYYSALPAERRLAVLSVRSITEAVRDYTLKRDDGVFRRVLEGHRRHCVESLLDSTAETVEEVHERLRICKEVLDATEEAQLKGLIEQAATKRAVTVDESEESEGEVVVERVLEGRGRGRARGRSPRGARGRARGRARAPSPERRTPRRQAAVKSNEWLQKLSAERVSRRRHDSSEIELSD, from the coding sequence atggTGCAAAATGAATCAGAAAGTTGGACAAGTGATGATACGATAAGAATTTTGATCGCTTCAGATATTCATTTGGGTTATTTAGAAAACGATGCGGAGCGCGGCGAGGATAGCTTCATCGCTTTCGAAGAAGTTTTGTCGCTGGCTGTCCAATACGACGTTGATCTCGTGTTGCTTGGGGGTGACCTGTTTGACCAGGCGAAGCCCTCTCCGAGCTGTATGTTCAAGTGTACTCAGATCATCCGCAAGTATTGTTTCGGAGACAAACCGGTTAGTGTAGAGTTGCTATCAGATcagttacaaaatttttcaaGAGTTGTTAACTACGAGGATcctaatttgaatatttcctACCCCATTTTATCAATTCATGGCAACCACGATGATCCCGTTGGACAAGGCAGCATTAGTTCCCTGGATATACTTTCTATGACGGGACTGGTTAACTATTTTGGTAAATGGAGCGATTACACGCATGTTCGAGTGTCTCCTGTTCTCTTGCAGAAGGGGGAGACCAAATTGTCTCTGTATGGATTGAGTCATCTCAAAGATCAGCGACTCTCCCGCTTATTCGGGGAAAAGAAAGTTGAAATGGACCTGTTAGAAGACAATAATGATTGGTTTAACATTCTCGTGCTTCATCAAAACAGAGCTGATAGAGGCCATGGAAATTACATTCCAGAAAATGTGTTGCCAAATTTTTTAGATCTAGTCATATGGGGACACGAACATGACAGTCAAGTGTTTGCTATGAAGGGTATAAAGAGAGAGAATGAAGGTTTCTGTGTGATCCAGCCGGGCAGTACAGTGGCTACATCTTTGGCTGCAGGAGAGGCACTGCCCAAGCATTGTGCTCTGCTGCAGTTAcacaaaaaagattttattgtaactCCTCTACCTCTGAAGACTGTGAGacctttcatttttaaaacaattgttctGTCAGAAGAAAATTTAGGTGGCAAAACAGTGAAGGAAAGTGAGAGAGTACaagaatttttaaaggaaaaagtGGAGGCAGCTATAGAAGAAGCGAACAAGTTACGCAGTGGCAATCCGAAACAGCCAAGGCTTCCCTTGGTCCGTCTCTCAGTGTTTTATGAACATGACAGTCAAGATTTCAACCGCATTCGATTTGGTCAAAATTTCAATGGTATAGTAGCAAACCCtaatgacattttaataatgaaaaaagagaaaaaaataagggaaagaaaagaaaacgaaaaATGTGAGGAGGTGGACATGAGAGGCGCGGCCGTGGAAGCGACCGACGTGGAGACGTTGTTGCGGGCGTACTACAGCGCGCTGCCGGCCGAGCGACGCCTCGCCGTGCTCTCGGTGCGCTCCATCACCGAGGCGGTGCGCGACTACACCTTAAAGCGCGACGACGGCGTGTTTCGCCGTGTGCTGGAGGGGCACCGGCGACATTGTGTAGAGTCCTTACTCGACTCGACTGCCGAGACGGTTGAAGAGGTACATGAGCGACTGCGGATATGCAAGGAGGTATTGGATGCGACGGAAGAGGCACAGCTGAAGGGATTGATCGAGCAGGCCGCTACCAAACGAGCGGTGACAGTGGACGAGAGCGAAGAATCCGAGGGCGAGGTGGTGGTGGAGCGCGTGTTGGAGGGGCGCGGCCGAGGCCGGGCTCGAGGGCGGTCGCCGCGGGGTGCGCGGGGCAGGGCCCGGGGACGCGCGCGCGCCCCCTCGCCCGAGCGCCGCACGCCGCGCCGCCAGGCCGCGGTCAAGTCCAACGAGTGGTTGCAGAAACTCTCCGCCGAGCGAGTCTCACGGCGTAGGCACGATTCCTCTGAAATCGAACTCTCCGATTGA